The genomic region CAACGAACTGCCGGGACTGCACCGGGCCGACTTCGGGGCCTATGTCGCGGCCTGCGCCGTCAGCCCCGACGAGACCGTGGCCGCTTTCGCCCTGGGCGACGGCAGGCTGGCCCTTGCCGCCGTGGCTACGGGTGGGACGACCTTTGCCGCGGCCCATTCCGGCGGAGCCTCCTGCCTTGCCGCAACGCCGTTTGGGTTCGTGACCGGCGGCGACGACGGACGGATCGCCCTGACCGACCTCTCCGGCGGCACGCGGGAGCTGGCCGCTTTTCCAGGGCAGTGGATCGAGCACGTGGCCGCCAGCCGCGACGGCCGCGTCCTGGCCGCCGCCTGCGGCAAACAGGTCGTGCTCTTCGATCCCGAGACCCTGGCCCCTTCCCTGTTGCCGCCGCTGCCGAGCGCCATCGGCGGGCTGGCTGTCAGCCCCGACGGTCGCACCCTGGCCGCAAGCCACTACGACGGCGTCACGGTCTACGCCCCACCCCGCCCGGATTGCCCAGGCAACACCTTCGACGGCCCGGGCTCGAACCTGGCCGTGGTCTTTTCCCGGGACGGAGCCAAGATGGCCTGCGCCACCCAGGACAAAAGCGTGCGCGTCTACGACCTGGACCGGGCGGCGGGCTACCTGCTGGAAGGCTACCCGGCCAAGGTGCGCTGTCTGGAATTTTCCTTGGAGGGAGACATGCTCTGGACCGGCGGCGAGCAGGCGTTCGTCGCCTGGCCGGTGGATGCGGCCGTAGACCCGGCTGCCAGGGAAGCCACCGTGTTCGGGGCCTTCGAGCACGGACTCCTGGGCAGCCTGGCTGTGCATCCCGTGCTGCCGCTTGTGGCCGGCGGGTTCGACGGCGGGGTGGTTTTTCTCGGCAGCCCCGAACGCAAAGTCGCCGCGCCGCTCTTCGCCATCGCCAACCGCCGGGTCACCTGCATCGCCTGGTCACCCGACGGCCGGCGGCTCGTCGGCGCCGGGGACGACGGGGCGGCATTTTATATGGATATGGCGGGGTAGACGGCGGGTTATGGGAAGAGAAGATGCGAGAAGGGAAACCCTTTGAAAAGGGCGGCAGCCCCTCTCGCTCTCTCCCTTTCCGAAACTTTTTGCCGGGGATCGTTGGGCAAAAGGGGGAACGTCTTCATAAGAAAGGACGCTTCCCTCGGGACCAAAAGCGGCGTCACTGCAACATGTCACGGATGGCGGCGCGCACCTTTTCCAGTTCCTCGATGACGCGCTGTCCGGCCTCGCGGCAGCCGGCGGCATTGCCGGCCAGGCTCGCTTCCTGCAACCGCCGGGCCCGGTCGACCAGCCCGCCGGCCCGCAGGGGCACGGACATGCCGAGCAGGGTGTGGGCGGCCTCCGCGGCCCGCTGCCAATCCCCGGTCCGGATCGCCACGGCTAGCGACTCCTCCGTGCGCGGGCTCTCGTCGAGAAACATGCGGCAGATTTCCCGGGCAAAAGCGCTTTTGCCCCGCTCCTCGTAGTAGGCCATGTCCATGGGCGAGTCCGAGACGACGAGTTGGGCTGGCAATCCCCCCCGCCGGTCCAGCACCCGACGCATGACCATAAAGAGTTCGTCCACATCCACCGGCTTGGACACGTAATCGTCGAGCCCGGCCGAAAGAAACCGCTCCCGATCCCCTTTCATGCTGTAGGCGGTGAGCGCCACCACCGGCAGCCCCTTGTTCGCCTCCCCCGCCTCCCCGGCCCGGATGCGCTTCGTGGCCTCGGTGCCGTCCATCTCCGGCATCTGAATATCCATGAGCACCAGATCGACCGGACCGTTTTGCAACTGGGCCAGCGCCTCCCCGCCCGACCCGGCAAGCCGCACCTCGCAACCAGCTTCACTCAAGAAATGCTTGAGAAAAAGCCGGTTGACCTGGTTGTCCTCGGCCAGAAGCACCGTCAGTCCGGCAAAGCCGCCGCTTGGAGCTTCGGACCGCGATCCACCTGCCTCGGAGCATTCTTCCTGGGCCGGCCGCAGGGAAACGGTGAAGGAAAAAACACTTCCCTGCCCCGGACGGCTGCGCACCCCGATGGTGCCGCCCATCATCTCCACCAGCCGCCGGCTGATGGCGAGTCCCAGTCCCGTGCCGCCGTAGCGCTTGGTCCGCGACGACTCCAGCTGCGAAAAAACCTGGAAAAGTTCGGGCAGCCGCTCCTCCGGGATGCCGATGCCGGTGTCGCGAACCGAACACTCGACCAGCATGGGGTCCCCGGGCCGCAACAACCGGAATTCCACCGCCACTTCGCCCTTGTCCGTGAACTTGAGCGCATTGCCGACGAGGTTGCGCACCACCTGCATGATCCGGTCGGGATCGCCGTGCAGGATGTCCGGCAATTCCTGGGCGATGCGCAAAGAGAGGCGCAGCCCCTTTTGCCGCGACGAGAAATGGAACGGCTTCATGGTCCGGTCGAGGATCTCGCGCAGGTCGAAATCCACCGGCGAAAATTCCATCTTGCCGGCTTCGATCTTGGAGAAATCCAGGATGTCGTTGACGATGGCGAGCAAGGACCGCGAGGAGTCGAGAATGAGCTCCAGGTGTTCGCGCACCTCGGGCCGGGGTGTTTGGCTCAGCGTCATCTGGGTCAGGCCGATGATGCCCGACAAAGGCGTGCGGATCTCGTGGCTCATGTTGGCCAGAAAGCCGCTTTTCGCCCGGCTGGCGGCCTCGGCCTGCTTCCTGGCCCGCTCCAGGTCGCGCTCCCGGGCCCGGTCCTTGACGTGCCCGAGCACCCCCTCGCCAAGCAGGATCAGGCGATGCACGTCGGCGTCGTCGTACGGTTCGTCCTTGTCGATGACCACGATGAGCAGCCTGTTTTCGCCCTCGCCCTCCACCGGCACGACCAGGGAACGCCAGGGCAGGCTCTGGGCTTCCGGCACCGTCGGCGGCGTGTTGGATATCACGGGCTGCTGCGACAGCCAGGCGGTGGAAAACGGTTCGATGCGGCGCGCGTCGAAGGACTGGGCTCCCGGCGGCATGCCGAAGGCTGACAATGCGCCGGGATGGGCCGCCAGCAGTCGAAACGTCTCCCGCGCCGGCTCGAAAAGGGCGATCAGCCCGTCGGCGCTGCCGGTCAGAGCCACGGCCTGGGACAGCGCATAGGTCCCAAGCTGGGACAATCCGGCTTCGCGCATGCGGCCAAGGCGCAGCAGGACTTCGAGGGTTTTGGTGTGCAGGGCGATCTTCCCGGCGTTGCGCCGGGATTCGGTCACGTCCAGGATATGGGAAATGATGTAGCGCGGCGAGCCGGCGGCGTCGCGCACCAGGCGGGCCGAAACGCGTCCCCAGATCACGCGGCCCGAGGCGTGGAAATACCGTTTCTCGAAACGAAAATGCTCCACTTCACCGGAAACGGCCCTGGCCACGAGGCGCGCGCTGCTGACGCGATCGTCCGGATGCGTCAGTTCGAAAGCCGTCATGGTGGCCAGTTCCTCGGCCGGATAGCCCAGAAACTCGCACAGGGCCTCGTTGGCCCGTAAAAACCTGCCCTCGGGCGAAAGAATGCAAAGGCCTTCGTTGGCGCTCTCGAAAGCCATGCGGAAGAGCTCCTCGCTCGCGGCCAAGGCCTGCTCGGCCTGGCGCCGCATGGTGATGTCCTCGATCGCCGCCAGGGACCTCACGAACCGCCCGTGCCCATCGTATTCGCCCACGGAAGACAGCAGGATGTCGATGGGCCTGCCGTCCTTGGACAGCATGGTATAGGGCAATTCCGAAATCCGGCCCTCGCGCACGAAGCATGCGAGATTGCGCATATATTCGACTTTGG from Solidesulfovibrio fructosivorans JJ] harbors:
- a CDS encoding WD40 repeat domain-containing protein; this encodes MSFMPDNELPGLHRADFGAYVAACAVSPDETVAAFALGDGRLALAAVATGGTTFAAAHSGGASCLAATPFGFVTGGDDGRIALTDLSGGTRELAAFPGQWIEHVAASRDGRVLAAACGKQVVLFDPETLAPSLLPPLPSAIGGLAVSPDGRTLAASHYDGVTVYAPPRPDCPGNTFDGPGSNLAVVFSRDGAKMACATQDKSVRVYDLDRAAGYLLEGYPAKVRCLEFSLEGDMLWTGGEQAFVAWPVDAAVDPAAREATVFGAFEHGLLGSLAVHPVLPLVAGGFDGGVVFLGSPERKVAAPLFAIANRRVTCIAWSPDGRRLVGAGDDGAAFYMDMAG
- a CDS encoding PAS domain S-box protein — its product is MGHRDADGPDKAPHGLGPLYVKAPVMLHSVDATGCLLAVNDRWLENLGYAREDVLGRFLGDFFTEASKVEYMRNLACFVREGRISELPYTMLSKDGRPIDILLSSVGEYDGHGRFVRSLAAIEDITMRRQAEQALAASEELFRMAFESANEGLCILSPEGRFLRANEALCEFLGYPAEELATMTAFELTHPDDRVSSARLVARAVSGEVEHFRFEKRYFHASGRVIWGRVSARLVRDAAGSPRYIISHILDVTESRRNAGKIALHTKTLEVLLRLGRMREAGLSQLGTYALSQAVALTGSADGLIALFEPARETFRLLAAHPGALSAFGMPPGAQSFDARRIEPFSTAWLSQQPVISNTPPTVPEAQSLPWRSLVVPVEGEGENRLLIVVIDKDEPYDDADVHRLILLGEGVLGHVKDRARERDLERARKQAEAASRAKSGFLANMSHEIRTPLSGIIGLTQMTLSQTPRPEVREHLELILDSSRSLLAIVNDILDFSKIEAGKMEFSPVDFDLREILDRTMKPFHFSSRQKGLRLSLRIAQELPDILHGDPDRIMQVVRNLVGNALKFTDKGEVAVEFRLLRPGDPMLVECSVRDTGIGIPEERLPELFQVFSQLESSRTKRYGGTGLGLAISRRLVEMMGGTIGVRSRPGQGSVFSFTVSLRPAQEECSEAGGSRSEAPSGGFAGLTVLLAEDNQVNRLFLKHFLSEAGCEVRLAGSGGEALAQLQNGPVDLVLMDIQMPEMDGTEATKRIRAGEAGEANKGLPVVALTAYSMKGDRERFLSAGLDDYVSKPVDVDELFMVMRRVLDRRGGLPAQLVVSDSPMDMAYYEERGKSAFAREICRMFLDESPRTEESLAVAIRTGDWQRAAEAAHTLLGMSVPLRAGGLVDRARRLQEASLAGNAAGCREAGQRVIEELEKVRAAIRDMLQ